One stretch of Patagioenas fasciata isolate bPatFas1 chromosome 9, bPatFas1.hap1, whole genome shotgun sequence DNA includes these proteins:
- the PLCH1 gene encoding 1-phosphatidylinositol 4,5-bisphosphate phosphodiesterase eta-1 isoform X3 — translation MADLEVYKNLSPEKVERCMSVMQSGTQMVKLKSGTKGLVRLFYLDEHRTCIRWRPSRKSEKAKIVIDSIYKVTEGRQSEIFHRHAEGNFDPSCCFTIYHGSHMESLDLITSNPEEARTWITGLKYLMAGISDEDSLAKRQRTHDHWVKQTFEEADKNGDGLLNIEEIHQLMHKLNVNLPRRKVRQMFQEADTDENQGTLNFEEFSVFYKMMSLRRDLYLLLLSYSDKKDHLTVEELAQFLKVEQKMNNVTPEYCLDIIQKFEVSEENKKQNVLGIEGFTNFMRSPACDVFNPLHCEVHQDMDQPLCNYFIASSHNTYLTGDQLLSQSRAEMYARVLQDGCRCIEVDCWDGPDGEPVVHHGYTLTSKILFRDVAETINKYAFIKNEFPVILSIENHCSIQQQQKIAQYLKEIFGDKLDLSSVITGDSRQLPSPQNLKGKILVKGKKLPHTLGADAEEGEVSDEDSADEIEDDCKLKPCYSNGATEHQVESFIRTKLESLIKESQIRDKEDPDSFTVRALLKATHEGLNVNLKQNLDTKEGGKKSHSRSLMGNFGKHKKAVKATSKYHSTSDDEENQHNPSGRETGQLHSRLARRRKTVKLCRALSDLVVYTNSVAAQDIVDDGSTGNVLSFSETRAHQAVQQKAEQFMLYNQKQLTRVYPSAYRIDSSNFNPLPYWNVGCQLVALNYQSEGRVMQLNDAKFRVNGNCGYVLKPQQMCKGTFNPYSADPLPASPKKQLILKIISGQQLPKPPDSMLGDRGEIIDPFVEVEIIGLPVDCCKDQTRVVDDNGFNPVWEETLTFTVHMPEIALVRFLVWDHDPIGRDFVGQRTLAFSSLVPGYRHVYLEGLTEASIFVHITINEIYGKWSPLILNPSYTILHFLGATKNKQLIGLRGLFNKNSKHNSAETSGHYIRKRSIGDRILRRTASAPAKGRKKSKMGFLEAAEIKDSASEPVDLKDKEGVVRRTSRTLQARPASMPVDKYLLVGLPCPEGETAHDAKGKENTSANSDDNTNEKETNSKDSGFACSEKTANTSNLACQFKKNDQKKPTVDSLVPPLQEQPAHLVFARGGAETNHLPGHQEKNPSGETVLLMQGSNFDISTEKTNDKTCAHNKNEGDTKGSKEEKITFTRTSLSQKVEMGNPKNDAIKKSTAAALALTGISSDVPSDVPDLHSTLTMQDSDISRLIDEVSLANESEMDSAVSALIGQVDVTGDQTDLTAVPSLHGAGGQACGATAAHPHVLPAGLSSPCKHSFTTPKPIRSPLFSTPDTTMIYSPETAEYSAYTIIHEAALTPTPECKTHSELVCNKKLNNRENNLPACPCPSPLSLLNADPKRKHGTSWEAPESTSSFASNSLIFEETLVDPPIGDNSESSSLVELDGDSRELLVTVCEYKREDMSQLASPLKLRHKQDAGLGGDRTCGHSTSAELSAAALGCPGNVSTAAGQLPFPICESVDFLCHHPSDKQKNIMCTSQRSQLNTHSPMLKTTLAFPSPSAIKQTSPCKSKSLGDLTSEDISCNFESKYQYISRSFISSGMRDKKLAAMKNMRPHSTDALTEQLRKLVSLEQEDSGHARCPRQAEEDCPRALVRKLSSRSQSRVRNIASRAKERQEAAGKHRAPNASSVAGVVLRNKPSASPHVVNRHSTGSYIARYLNGFPGEPAEGRGMPEGACAALHYGCGDRLCTDDSVLQLEPNSDDKPEIYFLLRL, via the exons TTGAAAGATGCATGAGTGTTATGCAGTCTGGGACTCAGATGGTGAAGCTGAAGAGTGGAACCAAAGGGCTTGTTCGGCTCTTCTACCTGGATGAGCACAGGACCTGCATTCGATGGCGACCGTCCAGGAAGAGCGAGAAGGCAAAAA TTGTCATCGATTCCATTTACAAAGTCACCGAAGGGCGGCAGTCCGAAATCTTCCATCGCCACGCCGAGGGAAACTTCGACCCCAGCTGCTGCTTCACCATTTACCACGGCAGCCACATGGAGTCGCTGGACCTGATCACATCCAACCCAGAGGAAGCTCGCACCTGGATCACAGGACTGAAATACTTGATGGCTGGAATAAGCGATGAGGACTCGCTCGCTAAGCGACAGAGAACACATGACCA CTGGGTCAAACAGACCTTTGAGGAGGCTGACAAGAACGGGGATGGCCTGCTGAATATCGAGGAGATCCACCAGCTGATGCATAAACTGAACGTTAACCTGCCCCGCAGGAAGGTCCGGCAGATGTTTCAG GAAGCAGACACAGACGAGAACCAAGGAACCCTAAACTTTGAAGAGTTTTCGGTGTTTTACAAGATGATGTCCTTGCGTCGAGATCTCTACTTACTGCTCTTAAGCTACAGTGACAAGAAGGATCACCTCACTGTGGAAGAACTTGCTCAGTTTCTGAAGGTGGAACAGAAG ATGAACAATGTGACACCAGAATATTGTCTTGACATCATACAGAAGTTTGAAGTatcagaagaaaacaagaagCAAAATGTTCTTGGGATTGAAG GTTTCACCAACTTCATGCGCAGTCCCGCGTGTGATGTATTTAATCCGCTGCACTGCGAAGTGCATCAGGACATGGACCAGCCCCTTTGTAACTACTTCATTGCTTCGTCTCACAACACGTACCTGACAGGCGACCAGCTGCTGTCCCAGTCCAGAGCGGAGATGTACGCCCGCGTGCTGCAGGATGGCTGCCGATGTATTGAAG TGGATTGCTGGGATGGGCCAGATGGGGAGCCGGTGGTGCACCATGGCTATACTCTGACTTCTAAAATACTCTTCCGTGATGTGGCGGAAACCATCAATAAATATGCCTTCATCAAAAATGA GTTTCCGGTGATACTGTCTATTGAAAACCACTGCAGTATTCAACAGCAGCAGAAGATCGCTCAGTACTTGAAGGAGATATTTGGTGACAAACTCGACTTGTCCTCTGTAATCACTGGAGATTCCAGACAGCTTCCGAGCCCTCAAAACTTGAAAGGGAAGATCCTAGTGAAG GGTAAGAAGTTGCCACACACTCTTGGAGCAGATGCTGAGGAAGGAGAAGTTTCAGATGAGGATAGCGCTGATGAGATTGAAGATGACTGCAAATTAAAGCCCTGCtat AGTAATGGTGCAACCGAGCACCAGGTGGAATCTTTTATAAGAACAAAACTAGAATCTCTGATAAAAGAATCCCAGATCAGGGACAAGGAAGATCCTGACAGCTTCACTGTGAGAGCGCTGCTAAAGGCAACTCATGAGGGTTTGAACGTTAACCTCAAACAG AACCTGGACACAAAAGAAGGTGGAAAGAAGTCTCATAGTCGGTCATTAATGGGCAACTTTGGGAAACACAAA AAAGCAGTGAAGGCAACATCCAAATACCACAGCACGTCAGATGATGAAGAAAACCAGCACAACCCTTCTGGGAGGGAAACGGGGCAGCTCCACAG CAGGCTGGCTCGCCGCAGGAAGACGGTGAAGCTGTGCCGAGCCCTGTCTGACCTCGTGGTGTACACCAACTCTGTGGCCGCGCAGGACATCGTGGATGACG GATCGACAGGGAACGTGCTGTCGTTCAGTGAAACGAGAGCACACCAGGCCGTGCAGCAGAAGGCCGAGCAGTTCATGCTGTACAACCAGAAACAGCTGACGAGGGTCTACCCCTCCGCCTACCGCATCGACTCCAGCAACTTCAATCCTCTGCCGTACTGGAACGTTGGCTGCCAGTTAG TGGCACTGAACTACCAATCTGAGGGACGGGTGATGCAGTTAAATGACGCAAAATTTAGGGTAAATGGCAACTGTGGTTATGTCCTCAAACCTCAGCAGATGTGCAAAG GCACATTCAACCCCTACTCTGCTGATCCGCTTCCTGCCAGTCCTAAAAAGCAGCTTATTCTGAAAATCATCAGCGGACAGCAGCTGCCCAAGCCTCCCGACTCCATGTTAGGAGACCGAGGAGAG ataataGATCCCTTTGTTGAGGTGGAAATTATCGGGTTGCCTGTTGACTGCTGTAAAGATCAAACCAGGGTGGTTGACGACAACG GGTTTAATCCTGTCTGGGAGGAAACACTCACTTTTACCGTCCACATGCCTGAAATAGCCTTGGTGCGATTTCTTGTTTGGGACCACGACCCTATTGGGCGAGACTTTGTTGGACAACGCACTCTGGCCTTTAGCAGTCTTGTGCCTG GTTATCGTCATGTGTATCTAGAAGGGCTGACAGAAGCATCCATATTTGTTCATATAACCATCAATGAGATCTATGGCAAG TGGAGCCCTTTAATCCTCAATCCGAGTTACACAATATTGCACTTTCTAGGAGCCACAAAG aataaGCAGCTGATAGGACTCAGAGGGTTGTTTAACAAGAACTCTAAGCACAATTCTGCTGAAACCAGCGGACACTACATACGGAAGCGATCTATTGGTGATCGAATTCTCCGGCGCACAGCCAGTGCACCAGCAAAAGGTAGAAAGAAAAGTAAGATGGGTTTTCTGGAAGCTGCTGAGATTAAAGACAGCGCATCTGAACCAGTAGACTTGAAAGACAAAGAAGGAGTTGTAAGGCGTACAAGCCGGACTTTGCAAGCACGTCCTGCTTCTATGCCCGTGGACAAATACCTCCTTGTAGGACTGCCGTGCCCAGAGGGTGAAACTGCCCATGatgccaaaggaaaagaaaacacatctg CCAACAGTGATGACAATACAAATGAGAAGGAAACAAACTCAAAAGACTCTGGTTTTGCATGTTCTGAGAAAACAGCAAATACTTCAAATTTGGCATGTCAATTTAAGAAGAATGACCAGAAGAAGCCTACAGTTGACTCTTTAGTCCCACCTCTACAGGAGCAACCTGCACATTTAGTGTTTGCACGTGGTGGAGCTGAAACAAATCACCTCCCAGGCCATCAGGAAAAGAATCCGTCTGGTGAAACCGTCCTGCTGATGCAGGGCTCTAATTTTGACATTTCTACagaaaaaacaaatgacaaaaccTGTGCACACAATAAAAACGAAGGTGACACAAAAGGGTCTAAGGAGGAGAAAATAACTTTTACAAGGACTTCCCTTTCTCAAAAAGTAGAGATGGGAAATCCCAAAAATGACGCCATCAAGAAAAGCACTGCAGCAGCTCTTGCTTTGACAGGCATTTCTTCTGATGTCCCCTCTGATGTTCCTGATTTGCACTCCACTTTAACCATGCAAGACAGTGACATTTCTCGCCTTATAGACGAAGTTTCTTTAGCGAACGAGAGCGAGATGGACAGCGCTGTCTCAGCCCTGATCGGGCAGGTTGATGTcacaggtgaccaaactgatctCACGGCAGTCCCGAGCCTCCATGGTGCCGGCGGCCAGGCCTGCGGTGCGACGGCTGCACACCCACACGTGCTCCCTGCAGGTCTCAGCAGTCCCTGTAAGCACAGCTTCACCACCCCAAAACCCATCAGGTCCCCTTTATTCTCAACTCCAGACACCACCATGATCTACAGCCCTGAGACTGCAGAGTATTCTGCGTACACAATTATCCATGAGGCAGCGCTGACGCCAACTCCAGAATGCAAGACCCACAGTGAATTAGTTTGCAACAAAAAGTTaaacaatagagaaaataacTTGCCTGCCTGTCCTTGTCCTTCACCTCTCTCTTTGCTAAATGCAGATCCCAAAAGAAAACATGGAACAAGCTGGGAAGCCCCTGAATCCACCAGTTCTTTTGCTTCCAACAGCCTCATTTTTGAGGAGACACTTGTTGACCCCCCCATTGGTGACAACTCAGAAAGCAGCAGTCTCGTAGAACTAGACGGGGATTCTCGAGAGCTCTTGGTGACTGTGTGCGAGTACAAAAGGGAGGACATGAGCCAGCTGGCTTCCCCgctgaaactgaggcacaagcagGATGCTGGGCTCggtggggacaggacctgtgGGCACAGCACTAGCGCCGAGCTCAGTGCCGCTGCCCTGGGCTGCCCGGGCAACGTGAGCACTGCAGCCGGTCAGCTGCCTTTTCCCATATGTGAAAGTGTTGACTTCTTGTGTCATCATCCTTCAgataagcagaaaaacatcatgtgTACCTCCCAGAGATCCCAGCTCAACACACACTCACCCATGCTCAAAACCACTTTGGCTTTCCCATCGCCTTCTGCCATCAAACAGACCAGCCCTTGCAAATCCAAGAGTCTGGGTGACTTGACATCAGAGGATATTTCCTGCAACTTTGAAAGTAAGTATCAATACATAAGTAGGAGCTTTATCTCGTCGGGCATGAGAGACAAGAAACTTGCTGCCATGAAGAATATGAGACCGCATTCTACAGATGCTCTGACGGAACAGCTGCGGAAGCTGGTGTCCCTGGAGCAGGAGGACAGCGGGCACGCGCGCTGCCCCCGGCAGGCCGAGGAGGACTGCCCCCGGGCGCTGGTCAGAAAGCTGTCCTCCCGCAGCCAGAGCAGGGTGCGCAACATCGCCAGCCGCGCCAAGGAGAGGCAGGAGGCCGCCGGCAAGCACCGAGCTCCCAACGCGAGCAGCGTGGCGGGGGTTGTCCTGCGCAACAAGCCTTCAGCATCTCCCCACGTCGTCAACAGGCATTCCACGGGCTCCTACATCGCCAGGTACCTCAACGGCTTCCCCGGGGAGCCGGCGGAGGGCCGGGGGATGCCGGAGGGCGCGTGTGCCGCTTTGCACTACGGCTGCGGCGACCGGTTGTGTACGGACgattctgttctgcagctggAACCCAATAGTGATGATAAGCCTGAAATCTATTTCCTGCTGAGACTGTAG